A section of the Rhodobacteraceae bacterium M382 genome encodes:
- a CDS encoding TetR/AcrR family transcriptional regulator: MPETLQSRTLKTRARLVAAAEEVISETGYGALRVEEVVRRAGVAKGTFFAHFPDKDALMDRLIGARVDGILDDLAGQDAPGSLQNLISVLTPLMRFMAHERYVFDVILRHSGAAQKDDIGPIAMTFGRFIEILTPWLCGSVFRTDASPEILAEGVQAFLINTIALHFCALHNDRPASAHLERYLSLWLMPQSPLDLNG, encoded by the coding sequence ATGCCCGAAACACTCCAATCCCGCACGCTCAAAACCCGCGCCCGTTTGGTTGCGGCAGCCGAAGAGGTGATTTCCGAAACCGGCTATGGCGCACTGCGTGTCGAAGAGGTCGTGCGCCGCGCTGGTGTGGCCAAAGGAACATTCTTTGCCCATTTCCCCGACAAAGACGCGCTGATGGATCGTCTGATCGGGGCGCGGGTCGACGGAATTCTGGATGATCTGGCGGGACAGGACGCTCCGGGATCCCTCCAAAACCTGATTTCGGTGCTGACCCCTCTGATGCGGTTCATGGCGCATGAACGATATGTTTTTGATGTGATATTGCGCCATTCAGGGGCAGCCCAAAAGGATGACATCGGCCCTATCGCCATGACATTTGGCCGCTTTATCGAGATCCTCACACCGTGGCTGTGCGGTTCGGTCTTTCGAACAGATGCGTCGCCTGAAATCCTCGCCGAAGGTGTTCAGGCCTTTCTGATCAACACCATCGCCTTGCACTTTTGTGCGCTGCACAATGACAGACCAGCGTCCGCGCATTTGGAACGCTATCTTTCGCTGTGGCTGATGCCGCAATCGCCCCTTGATCTAAACGGCTGA
- the rplS gene encoding 50S ribosomal protein L19 — MNLIAELEAEQIAALGHNIPDFKAGDTIRVGFKVTEGSRSRVQNYEGVCISRKNGSGIAGSFTVRKISFGEGVERVFPLHSTNIDSITVVRRGRVRRAKLYYLRARRGKSARIAEDAHYKPKKA, encoded by the coding sequence ATGAACCTGATCGCAGAACTGGAGGCGGAACAGATTGCCGCCCTGGGGCATAACATCCCCGATTTCAAAGCTGGCGATACCATTCGCGTCGGCTTTAAGGTGACCGAAGGCTCGCGCTCGCGTGTGCAGAACTATGAAGGTGTCTGCATCAGCCGTAAAAACGGCAGCGGCATTGCCGGTTCGTTCACCGTTCGCAAGATTTCCTTTGGCGAAGGCGTAGAACGTGTGTTCCCGCTGCATTCGACCAATATCGACAGCATCACCGTCGTTCGTCGCGGTCGTGTTCGTCGTGCCAAGCTGTACTATCTGCGTGCACGTCGTGGTAAATCCGCACGTATCGCCGAAGACGCACACTACAAGCCCAAGAAAGCCTGA
- a CDS encoding NAD(P)H-dependent oxidoreductase: MTRKRILILDGHPARSSISHQLARTYFDAAKQNGHDARIVALHDLDFDPDYGFGGYKNQKPLEPDLESFLDSLEWCEHFVMTSPMWWGGLPAKLKGLIDRTFLPGRTFDPRGTGLPKPLLSGRSAHVILTSDSPWWYFRFLLNRPLYWQLKRQILGFVGFKPVKVMHFAQASHPKDKDVDAWMQKVSVMGTRAA, translated from the coding sequence ATGACACGAAAACGCATTCTGATTCTGGATGGGCACCCAGCCCGCTCTTCGATTTCCCATCAGCTGGCGCGCACCTATTTTGATGCGGCCAAACAAAATGGACATGACGCCAGAATCGTGGCGCTCCATGATCTGGATTTTGATCCCGACTATGGGTTTGGGGGGTATAAAAACCAAAAGCCGCTCGAACCGGATCTTGAATCGTTTCTGGACTCTCTGGAGTGGTGCGAGCATTTCGTCATGACCAGCCCCATGTGGTGGGGTGGGTTGCCAGCGAAACTCAAAGGGTTGATCGACAGGACGTTTTTGCCCGGGCGAACGTTTGATCCCAGGGGCACAGGGTTGCCGAAACCGCTGTTATCGGGGCGCAGCGCCCATGTCATCCTGACCTCGGACAGCCCGTGGTGGTATTTTCGGTTCTTGTTGAACCGTCCGCTGTATTGGCAGCTGAAAAGACAAATCCTTGGGTTTGTCGGCTTCAAACCAGTCAAGGTGATGCATTTTGCACAGGCCAGCCATCCAAAAGACAAAGACGTCGACGCCTGGATGCAGAAAGTCAGCGTAATGGGAACCCGGGCGGCCTAG
- the rimM gene encoding ribosome maturation factor RimM (Essential for efficient processing of 16S rRNA), giving the protein MSDLICVGAVSGSYGVRGEVRIKSFCAIPDEIETYSPLTNEDGSQSYSLHLIRAVKGGFTARLGGVETKEQGDAIKGLRLFARRDQLPSLPDDEYYHADLIGVDVYDTGGALIGQVKQVLNHGASDLLDIQGPGLKEAVLLPFTLAAVPTVDLDQRRIVIDPPDGVF; this is encoded by the coding sequence ATGAGTGACCTTATTTGTGTTGGCGCCGTGAGCGGATCTTATGGTGTGCGTGGCGAAGTGCGCATCAAGAGTTTCTGTGCCATCCCGGACGAAATCGAAACCTATTCCCCCCTGACCAACGAAGACGGCAGCCAAAGCTATTCGCTGCATCTGATCCGCGCGGTCAAAGGCGGGTTCACTGCCCGTCTGGGCGGAGTCGAAACCAAGGAACAGGGCGACGCGATCAAGGGATTGCGCCTGTTTGCGCGACGCGATCAGCTCCCCTCTCTGCCGGATGATGAATACTATCACGCCGATCTGATCGGCGTGGATGTGTATGACACCGGTGGCGCGCTGATCGGACAGGTAAAACAGGTGCTCAACCACGGCGCCTCGGATCTGTTGGATATTCAGGGCCCGGGCCTGAAGGAAGCGGTCCTGCTGCCGTTCACTTTGGCTGCGGTCCCCACTGTGGATCTGGACCAACGCCGCATTGTCATTGACCCGCCTGACGGGGTTTTCTGA
- the rpmE gene encoding 50S ribosomal protein L31, with protein MKKDTHPEYHVINVKMTDGTMLEMRSTWGKEGDTMALDIDPSVHPAWTGGGARLMDTGGRVSKFKKKYEGLGF; from the coding sequence ATGAAAAAAGACACCCATCCCGAATATCACGTCATCAACGTCAAGATGACCGACGGCACCATGCTGGAAATGCGCTCCACCTGGGGCAAAGAAGGCGACACCATGGCGCTGGACATCGACCCATCCGTGCACCCCGCATGGACCGGTGGCGGTGCGCGCCTGATGGACACCGGTGGCCGTGTGTCCAAGTTCAAGAAAAAATACGAAGGCCTGGGCTTCTAA
- the trmD gene encoding tRNA (guanosine(37)-N1)-methyltransferase TrmD, with amino-acid sequence MSDDTPHTPAHAPAKSHGRKAIRPTFQPRELMTPTPDLVGVWKAKIITLFPTAFPGVLGESLTGKALQQGLWQLETVDLREFGVGKHRNVDDTPAGGGAGMVLRPDVLGDAIEHTMAGVQGHWPIIYLSPRGRPMDQKMMQGLARCDGVTLLCGRFEGVDERVLEHYGIQEVSLGDFVMTGGEIAAQALIDATVRLIPGVLGNQASTEEESFSSGLLEHPQYTRPAEWKGRPIPDVLMSGHHGKVAEWRHEMSEKITRERRPDLWDVHSRKKPD; translated from the coding sequence ATGTCCGACGATACGCCCCATACACCCGCACACGCACCCGCCAAATCCCATGGCCGCAAGGCAATCCGCCCCACGTTTCAACCGCGTGAGCTGATGACGCCGACGCCAGATCTGGTGGGCGTGTGGAAGGCCAAGATCATCACACTGTTCCCAACCGCCTTTCCCGGCGTGCTGGGAGAAAGCCTGACAGGCAAAGCGCTGCAACAGGGGTTGTGGCAGTTGGAGACCGTGGATCTGAGGGAATTCGGCGTGGGCAAGCATCGCAATGTCGATGACACCCCTGCCGGTGGTGGTGCGGGCATGGTTCTGCGTCCAGATGTTTTGGGCGATGCCATCGAGCACACGATGGCAGGTGTGCAGGGCCATTGGCCCATCATCTACCTGTCACCGCGCGGCCGCCCGATGGATCAAAAGATGATGCAGGGCCTGGCGCGCTGTGACGGCGTGACGCTGTTGTGTGGCCGGTTCGAAGGGGTCGATGAGCGGGTGCTGGAACATTATGGCATTCAGGAAGTTTCCTTGGGCGATTTTGTAATGACCGGCGGTGAAATCGCCGCACAGGCGCTGATCGACGCTACCGTGCGACTGATTCCGGGCGTATTGGGCAACCAGGCTTCGACCGAAGAGGAAAGCTTTTCCTCCGGTTTGCTGGAACATCCGCAATACACCCGTCCCGCAGAGTGGAAGGGACGCCCGATCCCCGATGTGCTGATGTCCGGGCACCACGGCAAGGTCGCTGAATGGCGTCACGAGATGAGCGAAAAGATCACCCGGGAAAGGCGCCCAGACTTGTGGGATGTCCATAGCAGGAAGAAGCCCGACTAG